From one Desulfosalsimonas propionicica genomic stretch:
- a CDS encoding TrmH family RNA methyltransferase, which translates to MDTFERVLANRTRYLAVALENVFQGHNASAVLRSMDCFGIQDAHIIENEYEYRVNPDVALGASKWLSLIRHNRLAHNTLAAVSALRMRGYRIVATTPHSRDVSLPDFNLYAGKSALFFGTELEGLSDVLMDNADEFLRIPMYGFTESFNISVSAALVFYELVHRLRASEINWGLAEEEKQDLRLQWLKQSVRHSDLLISRFMKEKARSVEPAGK; encoded by the coding sequence TTGGATACTTTTGAGCGGGTCCTGGCAAATCGCACCCGGTATCTGGCCGTTGCCCTGGAAAATGTCTTTCAGGGCCACAATGCCAGTGCCGTGCTGCGCAGTATGGATTGTTTCGGCATCCAGGACGCCCATATTATCGAAAATGAGTATGAATACCGGGTCAATCCGGATGTGGCCCTTGGTGCCTCCAAGTGGCTGAGCCTGATCCGTCACAATCGCCTTGCCCACAACACCCTTGCTGCGGTATCCGCCCTGCGGATGCGCGGCTACCGGATCGTTGCCACCACACCCCACAGCCGCGACGTTTCCCTGCCGGATTTTAACCTTTATGCCGGAAAATCCGCCCTTTTTTTCGGCACCGAACTCGAAGGTCTTTCTGATGTTTTGATGGACAACGCGGATGAATTTTTGCGCATTCCCATGTATGGATTTACGGAGAGTTTCAATATTTCCGTGTCCGCTGCCCTTGTGTTTTACGAGCTTGTGCACCGTCTCCGGGCCTCGGAGATCAATTGGGGGCTTGCAGAAGAAGAAAAACAGGACCTGCGCCTGCAATGGCTCAAGCAAAGCGTCCGGCATTCGGATCTGCTGATTTCGCGCTTTATGAAAGAAAAAGCCCGGAGTGTTGAGCCGGCCGGCAAATAA